One window of Dermacentor albipictus isolate Rhodes 1998 colony unplaced genomic scaffold, USDA_Dalb.pri_finalv2 scaffold_14, whole genome shotgun sequence genomic DNA carries:
- the LOC139051816 gene encoding uncharacterized protein → MDNTQSPTPEGTTIKVRYQRNHYGHKPEIQHLRMSDKEKASVADNLERGVPMKTILKRIRTSVASKLRPVHLAECSTLHNIKQQFNIAAPERCHTNDAVSVDTWVLVMKEKGETLVRLYKAQGAVDPSGTFSSADFALVLMTEPQKELLEKLGPAGTLCLDSTHGTTEYQFELTTLLVLDKKGSGVAIAYFICNQMNEQTLTAFFKSLESAMAQKVAAKTLISDDASQFYKAWSRVIGAAKQKLLCAWHVDNNWRKKTLECVEKQLRPHVYHSVWLLLEFLAEKAFEDYFKQFLSSEEEKLRDFLKYFKDHYAVRPQEWAYRFRTRAAVNTNMHLESKHRTLKHTMLERKQNKHGDKLISALMDLTNHFLMKRASQMMKGAKGKELRTIQKNDRSGIEMAACAKINEDGIWTVPFQSIKGLSYKVSKVKDGACCPMRCKECAVCVQAQSLCGHH, encoded by the coding sequence atggacaacactcagagtccgacacctgaaggcaccaccataaaagtcaggtatcaaagaaaccattatggtcataaaccagaaattcagcacttgagaatgagtgacaaggaaaaggccAGTGTAGCAGATAACCTAGAAAGGGGTGTGCCCATGAAAACCATACTAAAGCGAAtaagaacatctgtggcatccaagctgaggccagtgcacttggcagagtgctcaaccctgcataacatcaaacagcagtttaacattgctgctcctgaacgttgtcacactaatgacgctgtcagtgtagacacgtgggtgcttgtaatgaaagaaaaaggtgaaacacttgtccgcctgtacaaggcacaaggtgcagtggacccaagtggtacattttcttcagcagactttgctcttgttctgatgacagagcctcagaaggagctactagaaaaattgggccctgcagggactctgtgtcttgactccacacatgGAACTACAGAGTACCAGTTTGAGCTGACCACTCTTCTGGTGCTAGATAAAAAAGGATCAGGTGTAgctatagcttatttcatctgcaaccagatgaacgagcaaactttgacagcattcttcaaatctctggagtcggccatggcccaaaaagtggccgctaagacattgatatctgatgatgcctcgcaattctacaaagcatggtccagggtcataggtgccgcaaaacagaaacttctctgtgcctggcatgtggataacaactggcgtaagaagacactcgagtgtgtagagaaacagctaaggccacatgtttaccatagtgtgtggctactcttagagttcctcgcggaaaaggcatttgaagattattttaagcaattcctttctagtgaggaagaaaaactgagggacttcctcaagtacttcaaagaccactatgcagttaggccacaagagtgggcctatcgctttaggactagagcagctgtcaacactaacatgcaccttgagagcaagcacaggacgttaaagcatactatgctggagagaaaacagaataagcatggtgacaaactaatttctgccctcatggacttgacaaatcattttttaatgaaaagggctagccagatgatgaaaggggcaaagggtaagGAGCTGAGAACAATTCAGAAGAACGACAGGTCTGGCATtgaaatggcagcttgtgccaaaataaatgaagatggcatatggACTGTGCCATTTCAATCTATTAAAGGGCTCTCATATAAAGTGTCAAAGGTgaaagatggtgcttgctgtcctatgaggtgcaaggaatgcgcagtgtgtgtgcaagcacagtcactgtgtggtcatcactaa